The proteins below come from a single Nostoc sp. KVJ3 genomic window:
- a CDS encoding TatD family hydrolase codes for MQLVDTHVHLNFDSFQPDLATVRSRWQEAGVVHLVHSCVHPDEFSSIQSIAHEFPEISFAVGLHPLDADKWNSETAGKIKTLASSDSNVVAIGEMGLDFYKADNYEHQLMVFESQLAIASDLNLPVIIHCRDAAVATREVLQKWRELKGEKVRGVMHCWGGTPEETQWFLDLGFYISFSGTVTFKNAKAIQSSAAMVSSDRLLIETDCPFLAPVPKRGERRNEPAYVLYVAEQVAKLRQETVEAIAHQTTQNACELFGLSI; via the coding sequence ATGCAACTGGTAGACACGCACGTTCATCTCAACTTTGATAGTTTTCAGCCAGATTTAGCAACAGTGCGATCGCGGTGGCAAGAAGCAGGAGTAGTACATTTAGTCCATTCCTGTGTTCACCCTGATGAGTTTTCCAGCATCCAATCCATCGCCCACGAGTTTCCCGAAATCAGCTTTGCCGTGGGATTACACCCTTTAGATGCTGATAAATGGAATAGCGAGACAGCCGGGAAAATCAAAACTTTAGCTAGTTCTGACTCGAATGTTGTAGCAATTGGGGAAATGGGGCTGGATTTTTACAAAGCTGATAACTATGAGCATCAGCTAATGGTATTTGAGTCACAGTTAGCGATCGCATCTGATCTCAACTTACCAGTAATTATCCACTGCCGCGATGCTGCTGTGGCAACCAGAGAAGTGTTGCAAAAATGGCGCGAACTGAAGGGAGAAAAAGTGCGGGGTGTGATGCATTGCTGGGGAGGAACGCCAGAAGAAACCCAATGGTTTCTTGATTTAGGCTTCTACATCAGCTTTAGCGGGACAGTAACGTTCAAAAATGCTAAAGCAATCCAATCATCAGCTGCGATGGTAAGTAGCGATCGCCTACTAATTGAAACAGACTGCCCATTTCTTGCCCCAGTTCCGAAACGAGGTGAGAGACGGAATGAGCCTGCCTACGTACTTTATGTAGCCGAGCAAGTAGCTAAACTGCGTCAAGAAACAGTAGAAGCGATCGCCCATCAAACCACCCAGAATGCCTGTGAACTATTCGGTCTGTCAATATAA
- the rpoB gene encoding DNA-directed RNA polymerase subunit beta, whose amino-acid sequence MTKETYMEPAFLLPDLIEIQRASFRWFLEEGLIEELNSFSPITDYTGKLELHFLGHNYKLKEPKYSVEEAKRRDSTYAVQMYVPTRLINKETGEIKEQEVFIGDLPLMTDRGTFIINGAERVIVNQIVRSPGVYYKSEIDKNGRRTYSASLIPNRGAWLKFETDRNDLVWVRIDKTRKLSAQVLLKALGLSDNEIFDALRHPEYFQKTIEKEGQFSEEEALMELYRKLRPGEPPTVLGGQQLLDSRFFDPKRYDLGRVGRYKLNKKLRLSVPDTMRVLTAGDILAAVDYLINLEYDIGNIDDIDHLGNRRVRSVGELLQNQVRVGLNRLERIIRERMTVSDAEVLTPASLVNPKPLVAAIKEFFGSSQLSQFMDQTNPLAELTHKRRLSALGPGGLTRERAGFAVRDIHPSHYGRICPIETPEGPNAGLIGSLATHARVNLYGFLETPFRPVENGRVRFDLPPAYMTADEEDDLRVAPGDIPVDETGHIIGPQVPVRYRQEFSTTTPEQVDYVAVSPVQIVSVATSMIPFLEHDDANRALMGSNMQRQAVPLLKPERPLVGTGLEAQGARDSGMVVVSRTDGDVTYVDATEIRVRPKPNTSEIKYTLSKYQRSNQDTCLNQKPLVRIGEKVVAGQVLADGSSTEGGELALGQNIVVAYMPWEGYNYEDAILISERLVQDDVYTSIHIEKYEIEARQTKLGPEEITREIPNVGEDALRQLDEQGIIRIGAWVEAGDILVGKVTPKGESDQPPEEKLLRAIFGEKARDVRDNSLRVPNGEKGRVVDVRLFTREQGDELPPGANMVVRVYVAQKRKIQVGDKMAGRHGNKGIISRILPAEDMPYLPDGSPVDIVLNPLGVPSRMNVGQVFECLLGWAGQTLGVRFKITPFDEMYGEETSRRIVHGKLQEARDETGKDWVYNPDNPGKIMVYDGRTGEPFDRAITIGVAYMLKLVHLVDDKIHARSTGPYSLVTQQPLGGKAQQGGQRFGEMEVWALEAFGAAYTLQELLTVKSDDMQGRNEALNAIVKGKAIPRPGTPESFKVLMRELQSLGLDIAVHKVETQADGSSLDVEVDLMADQSARRTPPRPTYESLSRESLDDDE is encoded by the coding sequence ATGACTAAAGAAACATACATGGAACCCGCCTTTCTGTTGCCCGATTTGATTGAAATCCAGCGAGCGAGCTTTCGCTGGTTTTTGGAAGAAGGGCTAATAGAAGAACTGAACTCCTTTAGTCCTATTACAGATTATACGGGCAAATTAGAATTGCACTTTTTGGGTCATAACTACAAACTCAAAGAGCCAAAGTACAGCGTCGAAGAAGCGAAACGGCGGGATAGTACTTATGCCGTCCAAATGTATGTTCCCACAAGGCTGATTAATAAAGAAACCGGGGAAATCAAAGAGCAAGAGGTATTCATTGGTGATTTGCCTTTGATGACCGATCGCGGCACGTTTATTATTAACGGGGCCGAGCGGGTAATTGTCAACCAAATCGTGCGATCGCCAGGGGTTTATTACAAATCAGAAATCGACAAAAACGGGCGACGGACTTATTCAGCTAGCTTAATTCCCAACCGGGGAGCATGGCTGAAATTTGAAACAGACCGTAACGATTTGGTGTGGGTACGCATCGACAAAACCCGCAAACTCTCCGCGCAGGTACTACTAAAAGCTTTAGGGTTATCAGACAACGAAATCTTTGACGCTTTACGCCACCCCGAATATTTCCAAAAAACCATCGAGAAAGAAGGGCAGTTTTCTGAAGAAGAAGCCCTGATGGAGTTATATCGGAAACTGCGTCCTGGTGAACCACCCACAGTATTAGGTGGACAACAACTCTTAGATTCTCGTTTCTTTGACCCGAAACGTTATGACCTCGGTCGCGTTGGACGGTACAAACTCAACAAGAAATTGCGCCTTTCTGTCCCAGACACCATGCGGGTATTGACTGCTGGCGATATCTTGGCAGCCGTAGATTACCTAATTAACCTAGAATATGACATCGGTAACATCGATGACATTGATCACTTAGGCAATCGTCGGGTGAGAAGCGTCGGTGAATTGCTGCAAAACCAAGTAAGAGTAGGTTTAAACCGTTTAGAAAGAATTATTCGGGAACGGATGACCGTATCCGATGCCGAAGTATTAACCCCCGCTTCCTTGGTGAACCCCAAACCATTGGTAGCAGCGATTAAAGAATTCTTTGGTTCTAGCCAGTTAAGTCAGTTCATGGATCAAACCAATCCTCTTGCAGAACTGACCCACAAACGCCGTCTGAGTGCCCTTGGCCCTGGTGGTTTAACCCGCGAACGCGCTGGGTTTGCTGTGCGGGATATTCACCCTAGTCACTATGGACGCATTTGCCCCATTGAGACACCAGAAGGCCCCAACGCCGGATTGATTGGCTCCTTAGCAACCCATGCGCGGGTTAACCTGTACGGGTTCCTCGAAACACCATTTAGACCTGTAGAAAATGGGCGAGTCAGATTCGATCTGCCTCCAGCCTACATGACAGCCGATGAAGAAGACGATCTACGGGTTGCTCCTGGAGATATTCCTGTAGATGAAACTGGGCACATTATTGGCCCACAAGTACCTGTGCGTTATCGGCAAGAATTTTCCACCACAACACCAGAACAGGTGGACTACGTAGCCGTATCTCCTGTACAGATTGTATCGGTAGCAACCAGCATGATTCCCTTCTTGGAGCATGATGACGCTAACCGGGCACTGATGGGATCGAACATGCAACGGCAAGCAGTACCCCTGCTGAAACCAGAACGTCCTTTGGTGGGTACTGGTTTGGAAGCACAAGGAGCAAGAGACTCCGGGATGGTGGTTGTATCGCGTACCGATGGTGATGTCACTTATGTGGATGCCACAGAAATTCGCGTCCGTCCTAAACCTAATACCTCAGAAATTAAATACACCCTTTCCAAATATCAACGCTCAAACCAAGACACCTGTTTAAACCAGAAACCTCTCGTCCGTATTGGCGAAAAGGTTGTTGCTGGTCAGGTGCTGGCTGATGGTTCCTCCACCGAAGGCGGTGAATTGGCGCTAGGACAAAATATCGTCGTAGCCTATATGCCTTGGGAAGGCTACAACTACGAAGATGCAATTTTAATCTCTGAAAGACTGGTGCAGGATGATGTCTACACCTCAATTCACATTGAAAAATATGAAATTGAAGCTAGACAAACGAAACTCGGACCAGAAGAAATTACCAGAGAAATTCCCAACGTCGGGGAAGATGCCTTACGCCAGTTGGATGAACAGGGAATCATTCGCATTGGGGCATGGGTAGAAGCTGGGGATATCTTGGTAGGAAAAGTCACACCTAAAGGTGAATCTGACCAACCGCCAGAAGAAAAACTATTGCGGGCGATTTTCGGTGAAAAAGCGCGGGATGTGCGGGACAATTCCCTACGAGTCCCCAACGGTGAAAAAGGTCGCGTCGTTGATGTGCGCTTGTTTACTCGCGAACAAGGCGATGAACTGCCACCAGGAGCCAATATGGTAGTCCGGGTATATGTTGCCCAAAAACGTAAAATCCAAGTTGGCGACAAAATGGCAGGACGACACGGTAATAAAGGGATTATTTCTCGGATCTTACCGGCGGAAGATATGCCTTATTTGCCCGATGGTTCACCAGTGGACATCGTACTTAACCCCTTGGGTGTACCCAGTCGGATGAACGTCGGACAAGTATTTGAATGCCTCTTGGGTTGGGCTGGTCAAACCTTGGGAGTACGATTTAAGATTACTCCTTTTGATGAAATGTACGGTGAAGAGACATCCCGCCGAATCGTGCATGGCAAATTGCAAGAAGCACGGGACGAAACAGGGAAAGACTGGGTATATAACCCAGATAACCCAGGCAAAATCATGGTGTATGACGGTCGTACAGGGGAACCCTTTGACCGAGCAATTACCATCGGTGTGGCTTACATGCTGAAACTGGTGCATTTGGTGGATGATAAGATTCACGCCCGTTCTACAGGCCCATACTCACTGGTGACTCAGCAACCCTTGGGTGGTAAAGCCCAACAAGGTGGTCAAAGGTTTGGGGAAATGGAAGTGTGGGCATTGGAAGCCTTTGGTGCAGCTTACACCTTACAGGAATTGCTCACAGTTAAATCTGACGATATGCAAGGACGGAATGAAGCGTTAAATGCGATCGTTAAAGGTAAGGCAATTCCAAGACCTGGAACCCCAGAATCCTTTAAGGTGCTAATGCGCGAGTTGCAATCATTGGGGTTAGACATTGCCGTACACAAGGTAGAAACTCAAGCAGACGGCAGTTCCCTAGATGTGGAAGTCGATTTGATGGCAGATCAATCAGCCCGTCGCACACCTCCTCGACCAACTTATGAATCTCTTTCCCGCGAATCGCTGGATGATGATGAATAA
- a CDS encoding DNA-directed RNA polymerase subunit gamma codes for MRPAQTNQFDYVKIGLASPERIRQWGERTLPNGQVVGEVTKPETINYRTLKPEMDGLFCERIFGPAKDWECHCGKYKRVRHRGIVCERCGVEVTESRVRRHRMGYIKLAAPVAHVWYLKGIPSYISILLDMPLRDVEQIVYFNSYVVLSAGNAETLTYKQLLSEDQWLEIEDQIYSEDSVLQGVEVGIGAEALLRLLADINLEQEAESLREEIGNAKGQKRAKLIKRLRVIDNFIATGSKPEWMVMAVIPVIPPDLRPMVQLDGGRFATSDLNDLYRRVINRNNRLARLQEILAPEIIVRNEKRMLQEAVDALIDNGRRGRTVVGANNRPLKSLSDIIEGKQGRFRQNLLGKRVDYSGRSVIVVGPKLKIHQCGLPREMAIELFQPFVINRLIRSGMVNNIKAAKKLISRNDPSVWDVLEEVIEGHPVMLNRAPTLHRLGIQSFEPILVEGRAIQLHPLVCPAFNADFDGDQMAVHVPLSLESQAEARLLMLASNNILSPATGKPIITPSQDMVLGAYYLTAENPGATKGAGNYFSSLEDVIMAFQQDQIDLHAYIYVRFDGEIESDQPDTEPVKVTENEDGTRTLLYKFRRVRQDAKGNVLSQYIYTTPGRVIYNNAIQEALAS; via the coding sequence ATGAGACCTGCCCAAACTAATCAGTTTGACTACGTAAAAATCGGCTTGGCTTCCCCCGAACGCATTCGGCAATGGGGTGAAAGAACATTGCCTAATGGTCAAGTAGTTGGTGAAGTTACCAAGCCAGAGACTATTAACTACCGAACTCTCAAGCCAGAAATGGATGGCTTATTTTGTGAGCGTATTTTTGGCCCCGCGAAAGATTGGGAATGCCATTGTGGTAAGTATAAAAGAGTTCGTCATAGAGGTATTGTTTGTGAGCGCTGTGGCGTGGAAGTCACCGAGTCACGGGTGCGTCGTCACCGCATGGGCTATATTAAACTCGCCGCACCAGTAGCTCACGTTTGGTATCTCAAAGGCATTCCTAGCTATATTTCCATCCTGTTAGATATGCCCTTGCGGGATGTCGAGCAAATTGTCTATTTCAACTCTTATGTTGTCCTGAGTGCAGGTAATGCCGAAACTTTAACTTACAAACAGCTACTCAGTGAAGACCAGTGGTTGGAAATAGAAGACCAAATTTATAGCGAAGATTCTGTGCTGCAAGGCGTAGAAGTAGGTATTGGTGCTGAAGCGCTGTTGCGCTTGCTTGCTGATATCAATTTAGAACAAGAAGCGGAAAGCCTACGCGAAGAAATTGGCAATGCCAAGGGACAAAAGAGAGCCAAGCTAATTAAGCGACTGCGGGTAATTGACAACTTTATCGCCACTGGTTCAAAACCAGAGTGGATGGTAATGGCAGTTATTCCCGTGATTCCCCCTGACTTGCGCCCAATGGTGCAACTAGATGGGGGACGGTTTGCCACCAGCGATTTGAATGATTTGTATCGGCGGGTAATTAACCGTAACAATCGTTTGGCACGCTTGCAAGAAATTTTGGCACCAGAGATTATTGTGCGGAACGAAAAGCGGATGCTGCAAGAAGCAGTGGATGCTTTGATTGACAATGGTCGTCGGGGACGCACTGTGGTAGGGGCAAATAACCGACCACTGAAATCTTTGTCCGACATTATTGAGGGTAAGCAAGGACGTTTCCGACAAAACTTGTTAGGTAAACGGGTTGATTATTCTGGACGTTCGGTTATTGTGGTCGGGCCAAAGCTGAAAATTCACCAGTGTGGTTTGCCTAGAGAAATGGCAATTGAGCTATTTCAACCATTTGTAATTAACCGCCTGATTCGTAGCGGTATGGTGAACAATATCAAAGCTGCGAAAAAGCTGATATCGCGTAACGATCCCAGTGTTTGGGATGTGCTGGAAGAGGTGATTGAAGGACACCCTGTGATGCTAAACCGGGCACCAACATTGCACCGTTTGGGTATTCAGTCTTTTGAACCGATTTTAGTAGAAGGTAGAGCGATTCAACTGCATCCTCTGGTGTGTCCGGCATTTAACGCCGACTTTGATGGCGACCAAATGGCGGTACACGTCCCTCTGTCGTTAGAAAGTCAAGCTGAAGCGCGGTTGTTGATGTTGGCTTCTAACAATATTTTGTCACCAGCCACAGGTAAACCCATCATCACGCCTAGCCAAGACATGGTACTGGGAGCCTATTATTTAACAGCAGAAAATCCCGGTGCGACAAAAGGGGCAGGAAATTACTTTTCTTCGCTAGAGGATGTAATTATGGCTTTCCAGCAAGATCAAATTGACTTGCACGCCTATATTTACGTAAGGTTTGACGGCGAAATAGAATCAGACCAACCGGATACAGAACCCGTGAAAGTGACGGAAAACGAGGATGGTACCCGTACATTACTCTATAAGTTCCGTCGAGTCAGACAAGACGCTAAGGGCAATGTACTTTCACAGTACATATACACAACTCCTGGCCGCGTTATTTACAACAATGCCATTCAGGAAGCACTAGCAAGTTAA
- a CDS encoding DNA-directed RNA polymerase subunit beta'': MTNEKMLFRNRVVDKGQLRNLISWAFTNYGTARTAVMADKLKDLGFRYATKAGVSISVDDLMIPPTKRLLLEAAEEEIRATETRYQRGEITEVERFQKVIDTWNGTSEALKDEVVVHFKKTNPLNSVYMMAFSGARGNISQVRQLVGMRGLMADPQGEIIDLPIKTNFREGLTVTEYIISSYGARKGLVDTALRTADSGYLTRRLVDVSQDVIIREFDCGTTRGLAIRPMTEGAKTLIPLGTRLMGRVIGEDVVHPVTKELIAARNSPIPEDLAKKIEKSGVGEVVVRSPLTCEAARSVCQHCYGWSLAHAKMVDLGEAVGIIAAQSIGEPGTQLTMRTFHTGGVFTGEVAQQVRSKIDGTVKLPRKLKTRTYRTRHGEDALYVEANGIMLLEPTKVGDVTPENQEVHLTQGSTLYVFDGNKVKQGQLLAEVALGGRTTRTNTEKAVKDVASDLAGEVQFAEVVPEQKTDRQGNTTTTAARGGLIWILSGEVYNLPPGAELVVKNGDAIASNGVLAETKLSSLHGGVVRLPEATPGKSTREIEIITASVVLDQATVTVQSSQGRNNYLVSTGNNQVFNLRATPGTKVQNGQVVAELIDDRYRTTTGGFLKFAGVEVQKKGKAKLGYEVVQGGTLLWIPEESHEVNKDISLLLVEDGQFVEAGTEVVKDIFCQNSGVVEVTQKNDILREVVVKPGELLMVDDPESVIGRDNTFIQPGEEFQGNVATELRYIQYVETPEGPALLSRPVVEFAVPDNPDVPSTTSVSQQTGRSIQLRAVQRLPYKDSERVKSVEGVELLRTQLVLEIEQEGEQDHNASPLAADIELVQDTEDSEVQRLQLVILESLVIRRDITADATQGSTQTTLEVQDGLSIAPGAVVARTQILCKEGGIVRGVRKATENVRRCLVLRDTDMLTTNTATQPKVKVGDLLVEGTEIAPGVFAQESGQVVDIKNAPATPGGDSALSTKNYAITSRIGRPYRVSPGAVLQIEDGDLVQRGDNLVLLVFERAKTGDIIQGLPRIEELLEARKPKEACILCRRAGEVKVVYADGGDEAIAIKVVESNGVVTDYPLGPGQNLIVPDGSMVLAGQPLTDGPSNPHEILEIFFSLGSEDGIYACASLALQKVQTFLVNEVQMVYQSQGIDISDKHIEVIVRQMTNKVRIDDGGDTTMLPGELVELRQVEQVNEAMAITGGARAQYTPVLLGITKASLNTDSFISAASFQETTRVLTEAAIEGKSDWLRGLKENVIIGRLIPAGTGYNTYEEPGAIEDYAAEISSSVLDEVDDPLDMVLDDRTARTYNLDSPTLGESGFGSRRAERSILDEEDELIADEVVDDDDFEEEEEDDDDDFDDE, translated from the coding sequence ATGACTAACGAAAAAATGCTTTTTCGCAATCGCGTGGTTGACAAAGGTCAACTGAGAAATTTAATTTCTTGGGCTTTTACGAATTATGGTACAGCGCGAACCGCAGTGATGGCGGACAAATTGAAAGATTTGGGATTTCGCTATGCTACCAAAGCTGGGGTTTCCATCAGTGTAGATGACTTGATGATACCACCAACTAAGCGATTGCTCTTAGAAGCAGCCGAAGAAGAAATTCGGGCTACTGAAACCCGTTATCAACGGGGAGAAATCACTGAAGTAGAACGCTTCCAAAAGGTAATTGATACCTGGAATGGTACCAGTGAAGCCTTGAAAGATGAAGTAGTCGTTCACTTCAAGAAGACTAATCCCCTGAACTCCGTATACATGATGGCATTCTCCGGGGCACGGGGGAACATCTCTCAAGTGCGGCAGTTGGTGGGGATGCGGGGACTGATGGCAGATCCTCAAGGGGAAATTATCGATTTGCCCATCAAAACCAACTTCCGTGAAGGACTGACTGTGACGGAATACATTATTTCGTCTTACGGTGCGAGAAAGGGATTGGTGGATACTGCCTTGCGGACGGCTGACTCTGGTTATCTCACCCGCCGATTAGTGGACGTTTCCCAGGATGTAATTATTCGGGAATTTGACTGTGGCACTACCAGAGGTCTTGCGATTCGACCGATGACAGAAGGTGCCAAAACCTTGATTCCTCTGGGAACCCGCTTGATGGGACGGGTAATTGGCGAAGATGTGGTGCATCCGGTAACAAAAGAATTGATTGCAGCACGTAATTCTCCAATTCCTGAAGACTTGGCGAAGAAAATTGAAAAATCTGGGGTGGGAGAAGTTGTGGTGCGATCGCCACTAACTTGTGAAGCTGCACGTTCTGTCTGTCAACACTGCTATGGCTGGAGTTTGGCCCACGCCAAGATGGTAGACTTAGGCGAAGCTGTGGGGATCATTGCTGCCCAAAGTATCGGTGAACCTGGTACTCAGCTAACCATGCGGACATTCCACACTGGTGGGGTGTTTACTGGGGAAGTGGCGCAACAAGTTCGTTCTAAAATCGATGGGACTGTTAAACTTCCCCGCAAGCTGAAGACTAGAACATATCGTACCCGCCACGGGGAAGATGCCCTCTATGTTGAGGCGAATGGCATCATGCTTTTGGAACCAACAAAAGTAGGTGATGTTACCCCAGAGAATCAAGAGGTTCATCTTACCCAAGGTTCAACACTATATGTATTTGATGGAAATAAGGTAAAACAAGGGCAGTTGCTGGCAGAGGTCGCCCTTGGTGGACGGACAACTCGGACTAATACAGAAAAAGCAGTTAAAGATGTTGCCTCTGACTTAGCAGGGGAAGTGCAATTTGCCGAAGTAGTTCCAGAACAAAAAACTGACCGTCAAGGCAACACCACAACCACAGCCGCGCGGGGTGGCTTGATTTGGATTCTATCTGGGGAAGTTTACAACTTGCCACCTGGTGCAGAATTGGTGGTGAAAAATGGTGATGCGATCGCTTCTAATGGAGTTTTAGCAGAAACCAAGTTAAGCAGTTTGCACGGTGGTGTGGTGCGCTTACCCGAAGCTACCCCAGGTAAGAGTACCAGAGAAATTGAGATTATCACTGCTTCTGTGGTCTTAGACCAGGCAACGGTGACAGTCCAAAGTTCCCAAGGTCGCAATAACTACTTAGTCTCCACTGGCAACAACCAGGTATTTAACCTCCGAGCTACACCAGGCACAAAAGTGCAAAATGGTCAAGTAGTAGCAGAGTTAATTGATGACCGCTATCGCACAACCACTGGCGGATTCCTGAAATTCGCGGGTGTTGAAGTCCAGAAAAAAGGCAAAGCCAAGCTGGGTTATGAAGTTGTGCAGGGCGGTACTCTGTTGTGGATTCCTGAAGAAAGCCACGAAGTTAATAAAGATATCTCCTTGCTGTTGGTAGAAGACGGTCAGTTTGTAGAAGCTGGCACCGAAGTTGTCAAGGATATCTTCTGCCAAAACAGTGGTGTGGTAGAAGTGACCCAGAAAAACGACATCCTGCGGGAAGTTGTGGTCAAGCCAGGGGAACTGCTGATGGTGGACGATCCAGAATCAGTCATTGGGCGAGATAATACTTTCATTCAACCAGGTGAGGAATTCCAAGGTAATGTAGCCACGGAATTGCGCTATATACAGTATGTGGAGACACCAGAAGGCCCCGCCCTGTTGAGTCGTCCAGTAGTTGAATTTGCTGTACCTGATAACCCAGATGTGCCATCAACTACATCAGTAAGTCAACAAACTGGTCGCTCGATTCAGTTGCGGGCTGTGCAAAGACTACCTTACAAAGATTCGGAACGTGTCAAGTCCGTTGAAGGTGTGGAACTGCTACGAACCCAGCTAGTGCTGGAAATTGAGCAAGAAGGGGAACAAGACCATAATGCTTCGCCCCTAGCAGCCGATATTGAACTGGTACAGGATACCGAAGACTCAGAAGTTCAACGCTTGCAGCTGGTGATTTTGGAGTCCTTGGTAATTCGTCGAGACATTACCGCCGATGCCACCCAAGGTAGCACCCAAACAACACTTGAGGTACAAGATGGACTTTCCATCGCCCCTGGAGCCGTGGTAGCACGTACCCAAATCTTGTGTAAAGAAGGGGGGATAGTACGGGGTGTCCGAAAAGCAACCGAAAACGTGCGTCGCTGTTTAGTGTTACGCGACACTGATATGCTGACCACAAATACTGCTACTCAGCCCAAGGTGAAAGTTGGTGACTTGCTGGTAGAAGGTACAGAAATTGCTCCTGGAGTTTTTGCCCAAGAATCAGGACAAGTAGTGGATATCAAAAATGCCCCTGCTACACCTGGTGGTGACTCAGCGTTGAGTACTAAAAACTACGCTATTACTAGCCGTATCGGTCGCCCCTATCGAGTCAGCCCTGGCGCTGTGTTGCAGATAGAAGACGGCGATTTGGTACAACGGGGTGATAACTTGGTGTTGCTGGTATTTGAACGCGCCAAAACTGGAGATATTATTCAAGGTTTGCCTCGGATTGAGGAACTGCTTGAAGCTCGTAAACCAAAAGAAGCGTGTATTTTATGTCGCCGGGCGGGTGAAGTTAAGGTAGTTTACGCTGATGGTGGTGATGAAGCGATCGCTATTAAGGTCGTAGAATCAAATGGCGTGGTGACAGATTATCCTCTGGGGCCTGGACAAAACTTGATTGTACCAGATGGCTCAATGGTATTAGCGGGACAACCGTTAACTGATGGCCCATCCAATCCCCACGAAATTTTGGAAATCTTCTTTAGCCTGGGTTCCGAAGACGGAATCTATGCCTGTGCTAGCCTTGCCTTGCAGAAGGTACAGACTTTCTTAGTGAATGAAGTGCAAATGGTGTATCAATCTCAAGGGATTGATATTTCCGATAAGCACATTGAAGTAATTGTTCGCCAGATGACCAACAAAGTCAGGATTGATGACGGTGGCGACACTACCATGCTTCCTGGTGAATTGGTGGAACTGCGCCAAGTTGAGCAGGTGAACGAAGCTATGGCAATTACAGGCGGTGCTAGGGCACAGTATACCCCAGTATTGTTGGGTATCACCAAAGCATCTTTGAACACCGACAGCTTTATCTCCGCCGCATCATTCCAAGAGACAACACGGGTACTTACAGAAGCCGCTATCGAAGGTAAATCTGACTGGCTGCGCGGTTTAAAGGAAAACGTGATTATCGGAAGATTGATTCCGGCTGGTACTGGGTACAATACCTATGAAGAACCTGGTGCGATCGAAGATTATGCTGCTGAAATTAGCAGTAGTGTCTTAGATGAAGTTGACGATCCTTTGGATATGGTATTAGATGACCGCACAGCTCGCACCTATAATTTAGATTCTCCGACTCTTGGGGAATCTGGTTTTGGTAGCAGACGTGCAGAGAGGTCAATTCTAGATGAAGAAGATGAATTAATCGCCGATGAAGTAGTAGACGACGACGATTTCGAGGAAGAAGAGGAAGACGACGACGATGATTTCGACGATGAATAG